In Thalassococcus sp. S3, the sequence CGGCTTTGGCGCGGTGGTCACCTGGCTGATCTGGCAGCGCCTTGGCGGACGGCTGTTCGATGCGCCGCTGACATTTGCGCAAGGCATCGCCCTTCTGGCCGTCGGAGCGCTGAGCTCTGCCGTTCCGTTCATGCTTTTGGCGTGGGGCCAACAATATGTGACCGCGGGGTTCGCGGGCGTTTCGATGGCCTCGGCCACCCTGATCGTGCTGCCCTTGGCCCACTTCTTCGTGCCGGGAGAGCGGATGACCACGCGCCGCAGCCTTGGCTTTGTGATCGGTTTCGTGGGTGTCGTTGTCCTGATCGGCGCGCAGGCTTTCGAAAGCAGCGGCGCGGCGCTCGAACTGCCTGGGCGCTTTGCCTGCATCGGCGCGGCCTGTTGCTATGCGACCAGTTCCATCCTGATGCGGCGGCTTCCCTCGGTCGATCCGATCGGTCTGTCCTGCGTGCTGTTGGCGATCGGTGCAACCGTCGTCATCCCCGCCGCGCTGATTGTCGAAGGGCCGCCGCCCTCTATCGATATGCGCACGCTCGCGATATTGGCTTTTCTTGGGCTGATCCCGACCGCTGCCGCGAATGTCTTGCGGGTCATGGTCGTGCGAAGCGCCGGACCGGTTTTCATGAGCCTTGTGAATTACCAGGTGCCGGTCTGGTCGGTCTTGCTGGGCGTACTGATTTTGAGCGAACCCCTGCCGCCCTCGCTTCTTTGGGCGATGCTGCTTATTCTGGCCGGTGTCGGCCTCAGTCAATACGGCGCGCTTAAGCGCCTTTTCCGGGGTTCAGACCCGTCCTGAGATCAGCTCGCCGGCGACGACACTGCGTCTGCCACCGCCTCGACCACCTGGTTGACCGCCTGATCCAGCAGGGCTGCGTCCTCGCATTCGGCCATCACGCGGATCAGCGGTTCGGTTCCCGATTTCCGGATCAGCAACCGCCCCGTCCCGGTCAACGCGGCCTCCGCTTCCGCAATCGCGGCTGTCACGGCAGGTGCATCCAGCGGGCGCTGACCTTCGGCAAAGCGGACATTCTGCAGTTTCTGCGGCACCGGTACGAATTGCTGCGCCAGAACGCTGGCGGGCTGCTCTGCCCGGATCATCTCGGCCAGAAAGTGCAAGCCTGCCATCAGCCCGTCACCGGTGGTGGCGTAATCTGTCATGACGATATGCCCGGATTGCTCTCCCCCCAGGTTAAAGCCACCCTTACGCATGCGTTCGACAACGTAGCGATCGCCGACACCCGTCCGTTCAAGACGCAAGCCCTGCCCGCTGAGATGGCGTTCCAAACCGAGGTTTGACATCACCGTCGCGACCAGCGCGCCGCCTCTCAGCCGGTCGTCCGCAGCCCATCTGGTGGCAAGAAGCGCCATCAGCTGATCCCCGTCGGCCACCCTGCCGGTTTCGTCGATGAGGATGACACGATCCGCATCTCCATCCAGACAGATGCCCACATGCGCGCCATGTGCCACCACCGTCTCGGCCGCGATTTCGGGATGGGTCGATCCGCACCCTTCGTTGATGTTGGTCCCGTTCGGGGCAGTTCCGACCGGAATGACCTCGGCCCCCAATTCCCACAATATGTCCGGCGCCGCCCGATGCGCGGCGCCATTGGCACAATCCACAACGACCTTAAGACCGTCGAGCCGCAAATGTCGCGGGAGCGAGGATTTCACCCGCTCGCCATAGCGGAAGCGTGCATCGTCGATGCGCTTGGCCCTGCCGATATTGGCCGCCTGTGCAGGCTCAACACCCGCTTCGATCAACGCTTCGATCTCTGTCTCGGCCTGATCGGACAGTTTGAAGCCGTCCGGCCCGAAGAACTTGATCCCATTGTCCTGCGCAGGGTTGTGACTGGCCGAGATCATGATCCCCAGATCGGCCCGCATCGAGCGTGTCAAAAGCCCGACAGCTGGCGTCGGCACGGGCCCCATCAGCAAGACGTTCATCCCAGTCGAGGTCAGACCAGCCGTTAATGCGCTCTCGAACATGTAGCCTGAAAGCCGCGTGTCTTTGCCGATGACAACGCGATGCGCGCCGCTTGCCTCGCGACGAAAATAGCGCCCAACCGCCGCGCCCATGCGCAAGGCCATCTCTGCGGTCATAGGATGCGTGTTGGCCGTGCCGCGCACCCCGTCGGTCCCAAAAAGCGTGCGCATGTTCTGCTCCTCCCGTTCAGCGGGCATTATGTAAGGCGGTCCAAAGACGAAGCGCCTGGGCCGTTTCGGCCACATCATGCACCCTTAGAATTTGCACGCCTTGGGCGATCGCTGCAAGCCCCACCGCAATGGAGCCGGGCGCACGATCAAGCGGATCGGTTGCCTGGCCGATCTGTCCGATAAATCCTTTGCGCGATACACCCAAAAGGATGCCGCAGCCCAGACCGTGAAAAAGCGAGATGCCCCGCAGCAATGCCAGATTGTGTTCCAGCGTTTTGCCAAACCCAATGCCGGGATCGATCAGGATCAAATCGCGCGGCAATCCCGCCGCGACAAGCGCCTCTACACGTGCATGCAGTGCATCATATACGTCCAGCAGTATATTGTCATACAAGGGGTTTTTCTGCATCACGTCTGGCGTACCCTGACTGTGCATCACACAAACCGGCACCTGGTCCTGCACGCAATATTCAGCCAATGCAGCATCGAACAAGAGGCCAGAGACATCGTTGACAAGGGTCGCGCCCGCCGCCACCGCCGCACGGGCCACCGGCGCCTTGCGGGTGTCAATCGAGATCGGAATGCTGCTTTGCGCACGCAGTGCCGATATGACGGGCGCGGTCCTTGCAATCTCTGTCTCGACCCCGACCTCTGCCGCCCCGGGTCGGGTGGATTCGCCGCCGATGTCGATGATATCCGCCCCCGCGTCGACCATCCCGGCCGCAGCACTTAGCGCAGCCGCCGCCCCTTCATGCTGGCCCCCATCGGAAAAGCTGTCCGGTGTGACATTCAGAATACCCATGATCCGAGGCGCGCTCAGATCCATGCCCGCCACTGCCCCGCGCGGCGTCACAAGACGTGTCAGCGACTCCGCAGGCAGCTCGGACGCCGGAATGAGACGCGGTTCGGCATTGCGGGACAACACTTCGACCGTATCAAACCAGCACCCAGCTCCCGCGATGTCGAAAGCACCGGCTGGCCGTTCTGGCCCCGTCTGTACCAGCGGTCGAATGTAGTGCATCAAAGATGTGCCTGATCGACGGGAACCCCCCGCAGCGGGACGCCCGGCTGATCGGGAAGATCGGCGCCGAGCACCAGCATTTCACCCGCCTCGAACGTCGCTGCGAACCAGGCTGCAAGCGCCACCGAGTCTCTTGGATGAGCCGACGGTCCGTCAACCGCGTCCAGCACGATCTTCGAAGGGGCCCAGACCGAGATCTGACCGTTCTTCATCGCCCAGTCCAACTCCGTCCGGGTCGACACCACGACACATCTTGGATCGCGTGCGGCCAGAACCCAGGCATTCTGTTCGATTGCCAGCAAATCGATCCGCCGCTGTGTCATCGCATGGCCGGTTTGCGGAACGGCCAGGTCATGCGCGCCAACGCAGATGATCAGCGGACGCTCGCGCTGCTCCATCTGGTCGATCCAGCCGGACAGATGCGGGGAGCGGATTGCCTCATTCGACAGATAGGCAAGGCGCGGATGCGGGCGATCCTCTTCAAGCTCACCACCCGGCAAGGCATCCTTGCCGCGCACGATCTCCACACCCAGCGCGCCCGGTCCACGGTCGAGCTTTTCGATCCTGACGAATGCACGGATGGCCTGCGGCTCCAGTAATATCCGCTCGGCGATACGTTCGGCGAGCGTTTCAAGCAGGTTCAGACGCTCCTCTGCCAGTTCATGTGCAATCGCTTCGGTCACCCGGTCATAGCTGAGGATACGATCCACATCATCATCAATCGGGCCTTGCAACGGCTCGACCTCGACGACCACGTTAAAGCAGATCCTCTGCGTGGTGCCCCGCTCGGCCTGAAACGCGCCGATCTCGATCTCCACGACATGATCGCGGAGAGAGATCCTGTCCAGCGGCGCGGGGCGGGCCGTGGCCTCGGCCCGTTCGGACGGATGGGCGAAGGCCAGGCGGATTTCGGAGCTCATCGGCGACCCTCTTTCTCAATCACGCTGTCGATTTAACCGAGGTCGCGTTGCATAACAGGCCCGCCGACGCCGCGCCAGCCGGGAAAAGCGGCATCCTGCTCTGAACACCGATGCCATAGTGTGCCGATGTTCACCATTGGAAACGACCGCCCCGTTCCGTTAAGCGCGAACGATCCGCGGTCAGGCAGCCCTCGCCTTTACAGATACGTTAGTTCTTTGCGGCGGTCCGGAACGTATGGCGATAAAAGACATGCACGCCGATCTTTGCGGTTCTGGTATAAACCTGGCTCCAACGCGGGCGGACAGCAACCGTGTGGTAATGCGTGGCCCCGTTTGTCAGGTTTCCGGCCGTCCCGTCGAGGATGGCCCGCGCAACTTTGCTCACGCGTTCGAAGCTTCTGGGTTCACTAATGTTTTCCGAATGCCCGTCGCAGGTATAGGTGAACTGGCACTGATACCGCTTGCCCGTCCCCTGGTTGATCACCCCACAGACGCTGTTGGGAAAACGCGCGCTTTTCACGCGGTTCAAGATCACTTCGGCCACCGCGAACTGACCCTTGATGGTCTCGCCGCGCGCCTCGAAATAAAGCGCTTCGGACAGACAGCGCCAATGCGCATCCCCGGTGGCTTTCGGCTGGTGATCCAGCCAGGCCCGGCTGAAGCTGAAGTCCTCTGAATGGACCGCAGGTTCCGAGATCATCTCTTTGATCCGGGCCCGCGACACTGCGTTCAATCCGATCTGTTCCCGCTCAAACAGCGCCCGCAAACCCGTCTCTGAAGCCAAAAGAGGTGCGGCAAACAGCCCCGCAAAAACCGCGGCTGCGGCAAATAAATTCTTAAACATCGTCAACCCCAGGTTCGTCAGACACGACATAGCAGCATGCCGCGCCGCGGTGCGGGTTAACGTAAAAGCCCAACTTCGTCCAGTTTTGCGCAATTTGCGGGCAATTGGTGGGCGGATTCTTTCCAATTCGCGGTCCGGCTGACCTTATGCAGGGGCCACATCTGGCCCTTTATAGTCTGCCGGATTGGACATCTTGTGTGCGATCGCAAGCTGTGCGGCAGCCAGTCGCGCCACCGGGACGCGGAATGGTGAACACGACACGTAATCAAAGCCGGCCTCCCGGCAGAAGGCGATTGATTCGGGGTTTGCGCCATGCTCTCCGCAAATCGACAAGGTCACTTTCGGGCGGGCGGAGCGGCCCCGTTCCGCGCCCAGTTTCAGCAATTCCCCGACCCCGTCGATGTCGAGCGTATGGAACGGGTCTTCGGGAAACACACCCTGCTGAACATAGGCCGACATGAACCGGCCTGCATCATCGCGGGACAGACCATAAGTCATCTGCGTAAGGTCATTGGTTCCAAAGCTGAGGAACGACACATGCGGCGCAATCTCGTCCGATCGCAACGCCGCGCGCGGGGTTTCCACCATCACGCCCAAACGGTAGTCGAAGGCGCGTCCCCGTTCGGTTCGGACCGCAGCCGCGACCGCATCGATGCGGGCCTTCACCAGCTCCACCTCCCGCCGGGCCGAAACCAGCGGGATCATGATCTCCGGCACCACGGCCTCGCCCTCGCGGCTGGCCTCCAATGTCGCTTCGAAAATCGCGCGGGCCTGCATGTCGTAGATTTCCGGCAGCGTGACACCGAGCCGAACGCCGCGCAGGCCCAGCATGGGGTTATATTCCGCCATCTCTTCCACCCGGCGCGTGACCTGACTGACCGGGATGTTCAACGCTTCGGCCAGTTCGCGCTGGCCGGATCGGGTGGTCGGCAGAAACTCGTGCAGTGGCGGATCGAAGAGCCGGATGCAAACCGGCTGACCTTCCATGATGCGGAAGAGCTGGATGAAATCGGCGCGCTGCATGGGCAGCAGACGTTCCAGCACTGCCGCCCGGTCCTGGCTGCCCTCGGCAAAGATCATCTCGCGCATCACGGTCAAACGCACCGGATCAAAGAACATATGTTCCGTCCGGCAGAGGCCGATGCCCTGGGCATCGAAGTTGCGCGCGGTCTTTGCATCGGCAGGCGTATCGGCGTTAGCGCGGATCCCGATATCACGCGCCGCATCCGCCCACCCCATGAGCTTGTGAAACGCATCGTCCAGGGCCGCCTCAAGCATCGGGGGCTCTCCGGCAAGGATCTGGCCCGACGTGCCATCGACTGTGATCAGATCGCCTGCACTCATAACCCGCCCATCCGCAGCGACAAGCTGCTCACGCCGCAGGTGAAACCGCATGGAGGTCGCGCCAACGACGCAAGGCAGGCCAAGGCCCCGCCCGATGACCGCCGCATGGCTGGTCATGCCTCCACGTTCGGTGAGGACCGCCACCGCGGCATGCATGCCCCGAATATCCTCCGGCGCCGTCTCCCGCCGCACCAGGACACAAGGCTCTCTGCGGGCCGCGCTGGCCTGCGCTTCGGCGGCAGAAAACACGATCCGACCGGTGGCCGCGCCAGGGCTGGCAGCCATCCCGCTGCCCAAAACGTCGCGCGGCGCGCGCGGATCCACCTGGCGGTGCAACAATTCGTTCAGGGCTTTTGGCTCGACCCGCATCACCGCCTCCTGCGGGGTGATGATACCGTCCTCGGCCAGCCGCACCGCGATCCTGACAGCCGCGCGTGAACTGCGCGGGACGCGGACGCCATCCAGGATGTGGATCGCGCCGTTTTCGATCACGAACTCCACCTGCATCTCTTCGCGCAGTCGCCGGCGCATCAGGGCTGCGTGGGTCTTGAGGGCGGCAAAAGCTTCGGGCGCCACGTCTTCCAGCGCAGGGCCACGGGGATCTTTCTCCAGATAAAGCGCTTCGACCCCGGCGCCCAGGGCATCGCGTCCCTGGCTCTGGCTCAGATATCGCCCGGTGATTTGCGGATGA encodes:
- a CDS encoding DMT family transporter, with protein sequence MVATLAFVWGGTFLVTELALEGITPFWLAASRIGFGAVVTWLIWQRLGGRLFDAPLTFAQGIALLAVGALSSAVPFMLLAWGQQYVTAGFAGVSMASATLIVLPLAHFFVPGERMTTRRSLGFVIGFVGVVVLIGAQAFESSGAALELPGRFACIGAACCYATSSILMRRLPSVDPIGLSCVLLAIGATVVIPAALIVEGPPPSIDMRTLAILAFLGLIPTAAANVLRVMVVRSAGPVFMSLVNYQVPVWSVLLGVLILSEPLPPSLLWAMLLILAGVGLSQYGALKRLFRGSDPS
- the glmM gene encoding phosphoglucosamine mutase, whose amino-acid sequence is MRTLFGTDGVRGTANTHPMTAEMALRMGAAVGRYFRREASGAHRVVIGKDTRLSGYMFESALTAGLTSTGMNVLLMGPVPTPAVGLLTRSMRADLGIMISASHNPAQDNGIKFFGPDGFKLSDQAETEIEALIEAGVEPAQAANIGRAKRIDDARFRYGERVKSSLPRHLRLDGLKVVVDCANGAAHRAAPDILWELGAEVIPVGTAPNGTNINEGCGSTHPEIAAETVVAHGAHVGICLDGDADRVILIDETGRVADGDQLMALLATRWAADDRLRGGALVATVMSNLGLERHLSGQGLRLERTGVGDRYVVERMRKGGFNLGGEQSGHIVMTDYATTGDGLMAGLHFLAEMIRAEQPASVLAQQFVPVPQKLQNVRFAEGQRPLDAPAVTAAIAEAEAALTGTGRLLIRKSGTEPLIRVMAECEDAALLDQAVNQVVEAVADAVSSPAS
- the folP gene encoding dihydropteroate synthase; its protein translation is MHYIRPLVQTGPERPAGAFDIAGAGCWFDTVEVLSRNAEPRLIPASELPAESLTRLVTPRGAVAGMDLSAPRIMGILNVTPDSFSDGGQHEGAAAALSAAAGMVDAGADIIDIGGESTRPGAAEVGVETEIARTAPVISALRAQSSIPISIDTRKAPVARAAVAAGATLVNDVSGLLFDAALAEYCVQDQVPVCVMHSQGTPDVMQKNPLYDNILLDVYDALHARVEALVAAGLPRDLILIDPGIGFGKTLEHNLALLRGISLFHGLGCGILLGVSRKGFIGQIGQATDPLDRAPGSIAVGLAAIAQGVQILRVHDVAETAQALRLWTALHNAR
- a CDS encoding dihydroneopterin aldolase, coding for MSSEIRLAFAHPSERAEATARPAPLDRISLRDHVVEIEIGAFQAERGTTQRICFNVVVEVEPLQGPIDDDVDRILSYDRVTEAIAHELAEERLNLLETLAERIAERILLEPQAIRAFVRIEKLDRGPGALGVEIVRGKDALPGGELEEDRPHPRLAYLSNEAIRSPHLSGWIDQMEQRERPLIICVGAHDLAVPQTGHAMTQRRIDLLAIEQNAWVLAARDPRCVVVSTRTELDWAMKNGQISVWAPSKIVLDAVDGPSAHPRDSVALAAWFAATFEAGEMLVLGADLPDQPGVPLRGVPVDQAHL
- a CDS encoding cell wall hydrolase, whose amino-acid sequence is MFKNLFAAAAVFAGLFAAPLLASETGLRALFEREQIGLNAVSRARIKEMISEPAVHSEDFSFSRAWLDHQPKATGDAHWRCLSEALYFEARGETIKGQFAVAEVILNRVKSARFPNSVCGVINQGTGKRYQCQFTYTCDGHSENISEPRSFERVSKVARAILDGTAGNLTNGATHYHTVAVRPRWSQVYTRTAKIGVHVFYRHTFRTAAKN
- a CDS encoding putative PEP-binding protein, giving the protein MHTNPHTTLITPVAPVATRTHGGRAKCLQRLVRLDLPVPRTVALSFEAVQRIARGDMPDIDAVVSCFDPDALLCVRPSSEDPDWGGPGAVLNVGMNDARYVDLSDTLGQNASSALYLRFVQAYAVHVARLDPDVFDGVTEDGPQGLKQTLQAYEDETEEPFPQDPAAQLAAVLRSMARTWNSTSARLLRQAKGAPADAGLGLVVQQMIPGLGQGECGSGVLQLVNTDTGHPQITGRYLSQSQGRDALGAGVEALYLEKDPRGPALEDVAPEAFAALKTHAALMRRRLREEMQVEFVIENGAIHILDGVRVPRSSRAAVRIAVRLAEDGIITPQEAVMRVEPKALNELLHRQVDPRAPRDVLGSGMAASPGAATGRIVFSAAEAQASAARREPCVLVRRETAPEDIRGMHAAVAVLTERGGMTSHAAVIGRGLGLPCVVGATSMRFHLRREQLVAADGRVMSAGDLITVDGTSGQILAGEPPMLEAALDDAFHKLMGWADAARDIGIRANADTPADAKTARNFDAQGIGLCRTEHMFFDPVRLTVMREMIFAEGSQDRAAVLERLLPMQRADFIQLFRIMEGQPVCIRLFDPPLHEFLPTTRSGQRELAEALNIPVSQVTRRVEEMAEYNPMLGLRGVRLGVTLPEIYDMQARAIFEATLEASREGEAVVPEIMIPLVSARREVELVKARIDAVAAAVRTERGRAFDYRLGVMVETPRAALRSDEIAPHVSFLSFGTNDLTQMTYGLSRDDAGRFMSAYVQQGVFPEDPFHTLDIDGVGELLKLGAERGRSARPKVTLSICGEHGANPESIAFCREAGFDYVSCSPFRVPVARLAAAQLAIAHKMSNPADYKGPDVAPA